A section of the Scleropages formosus chromosome 16, fSclFor1.1, whole genome shotgun sequence genome encodes:
- the LOC108924565 gene encoding calcium uniporter protein, mitochondrial-like isoform X1 gives MGSLLRLGKLQAPLFRCFLQCYKVSDPGSTTTKEIFSKILSKRHLWAPGRVVYYSTLSPSNDLSVEYKHGRPVLAVPLPSRNERCLFFLRPMLMDVTDFLRDIQKEDPGIHRAVVLTAGGDQVSGTTSIDSLLKGDFHLLINDITFSVHSPTPEKSSSERAADIQDMKTLVHMLYAAMHLPPHQLRKEKELLQRLDFLRQELTPLEKQAKDEVVQRAELKTTRVLWTGLALMSVQTGALAWLTWWVYSWDIMEPVTYFLTYSTSIGIFAYYILTKQDYVYPDVKDRQFLHYFYKGAKKQRFNIQKYNRLKEELSMVEEDLRRLRSPVKLGLPVEQVQANP, from the exons ATGGGCTCTTTGCTGAGGCTCGGCAAACTCCAGGCTCCACTTTTCCGATGTTTCCTTCAATGTTACAAAGTGTCTGATCCGGGTTCTACCACCACAAAAGAAATCTTCTCAAAG ATTCTCTCCAAGAGGCACCTTTGGGCACCGGGCAGAGTTGTCTACTACAGCACACTATCTCCCTCTAATG ATCTTTCCGTAGAGTACAAGCATGGCCGCCCGGTACTGGCAGTACCCTTGCCCTCCAGGAACGAGCGCTGCCTCTTCTTCCTGCGGCCCATGTTGATGGATGTGACAGACTTCCTACGTGACATTCAGAAGGAAGACCCTGGAATCCATCGTGCCGTGGTTCTCACTGCAG GTGGGGACCAGGTGTCTGGCACCACATCCATTGACAGCCTGCTCAAGGGAGACTTCCACCTCCTCATCAACGACATCACCTTCAGTGtgcactcccccacccccg AGAAGTCATCTTCTGAACGTGCAGCAGACATCCAGGACATGAAGACCCTTGTCCATATGCTGTACGCTGCCATGCATCTACCACCCCACCAGCTGCGCAAGGAAAAAGAGCTGCTGCAGAGACTGGACTTCCTGAGACAGGAGCTCACCCCGCTGGAGAAG CAGGCCAAGGACGAGGTTGTTCAAAGGGCCGAGTTGAAAACCACCAGGGTTTTGTGGACCGGCCTAGCCCTGATGTCTGTGCAGACCGGCGCCCTAGCTTGGCTCACCTGGTGGGTGTACTCCTGGGACATTATGGAGCCTGTCACCTACTTCCTCACCTACTCCACCAGCATTGGGATCTTTGCGTACTACATTCTCACTAAGCAG GACTACGTGTATCCAGATGTTAAAGACAGACAGTTTCTGCACTATTTCTACAAAGGGGCCAAGAAGCAGCGCTTCAATATACAGAAGTACAACCGGCTGAAAGAGGAACTGTCTATG GTGGAGGAGGACCTTCGACGGTTGAGGAGCCCAGTCAAGCTGGGGCTTCCCGTGGAACAAGTGCAGGCCAACCCGTGA
- the LOC108924565 gene encoding calcium uniporter protein, mitochondrial-like isoform X2 yields MGSLLRLGKLQAPLFRCFLQCYKVSDPGSTTTKEIFSKILSKRHLWAPGRVVYYSTLSPSNDLSVEYKHGRPVLAVPLPSRNERCLFFLRPMLMDVTDFLRDIQKEDPGIHRAVVLTAGGDQVSGTTSIDSLLKGDFHLLINDITFSVHSPTPEKSSSERAADIQDMKTLVHMLYAAMHLPPHQLRKEKELLQRLDFLRQELTPLEKAKDEVVQRAELKTTRVLWTGLALMSVQTGALAWLTWWVYSWDIMEPVTYFLTYSTSIGIFAYYILTKQDYVYPDVKDRQFLHYFYKGAKKQRFNIQKYNRLKEELSMVEEDLRRLRSPVKLGLPVEQVQANP; encoded by the exons ATGGGCTCTTTGCTGAGGCTCGGCAAACTCCAGGCTCCACTTTTCCGATGTTTCCTTCAATGTTACAAAGTGTCTGATCCGGGTTCTACCACCACAAAAGAAATCTTCTCAAAG ATTCTCTCCAAGAGGCACCTTTGGGCACCGGGCAGAGTTGTCTACTACAGCACACTATCTCCCTCTAATG ATCTTTCCGTAGAGTACAAGCATGGCCGCCCGGTACTGGCAGTACCCTTGCCCTCCAGGAACGAGCGCTGCCTCTTCTTCCTGCGGCCCATGTTGATGGATGTGACAGACTTCCTACGTGACATTCAGAAGGAAGACCCTGGAATCCATCGTGCCGTGGTTCTCACTGCAG GTGGGGACCAGGTGTCTGGCACCACATCCATTGACAGCCTGCTCAAGGGAGACTTCCACCTCCTCATCAACGACATCACCTTCAGTGtgcactcccccacccccg AGAAGTCATCTTCTGAACGTGCAGCAGACATCCAGGACATGAAGACCCTTGTCCATATGCTGTACGCTGCCATGCATCTACCACCCCACCAGCTGCGCAAGGAAAAAGAGCTGCTGCAGAGACTGGACTTCCTGAGACAGGAGCTCACCCCGCTGGAGAAG GCCAAGGACGAGGTTGTTCAAAGGGCCGAGTTGAAAACCACCAGGGTTTTGTGGACCGGCCTAGCCCTGATGTCTGTGCAGACCGGCGCCCTAGCTTGGCTCACCTGGTGGGTGTACTCCTGGGACATTATGGAGCCTGTCACCTACTTCCTCACCTACTCCACCAGCATTGGGATCTTTGCGTACTACATTCTCACTAAGCAG GACTACGTGTATCCAGATGTTAAAGACAGACAGTTTCTGCACTATTTCTACAAAGGGGCCAAGAAGCAGCGCTTCAATATACAGAAGTACAACCGGCTGAAAGAGGAACTGTCTATG GTGGAGGAGGACCTTCGACGGTTGAGGAGCCCAGTCAAGCTGGGGCTTCCCGTGGAACAAGTGCAGGCCAACCCGTGA
- the pla2g12a gene encoding group XIIA secretory phospholipase A2, whose product MIMHSLLLCVFAVLLSFGFVSRVCSCKHDNSRGEPETPDWRMTLKTIRNGVHKIDTYLNAALDLFGGEDGLCHYRCSDGYKPIPRPRYKPPPPNGCGSPLFGVQFDIGIPSMTKCCNQHDRCYDTCGSDKHDCDEEFQVCLETICRNVQRTLGLSQSVQACESAVRLLFDAVMHLGCKPFLDSQRASCMCRYEDKVEL is encoded by the exons ATGATCATGCACTCCCTGCTGCTTTGCGTGTTCGCCGTGCTGTTGTCCTTCGGGTTCGTGAGTCGCGTGTGTTCCTGCAAACATGATAATTCTCGCGGGGAGCCCGAGACCCCGGACTGGAGGATGACCCTGAAGACCATCCGGAACGGGGTCCACAAAATAGACACGTACCTGAACGCAGCGCTCGACCTGTTCGGGGGAGAGGACGGCCTGTGCCATTATCGTTGCAGCGACG GTTATAAGCCTATACCTCGACCTAGATATAAACCACCACCTCCTAATGGTTGCGGATCTCCTCTGTTTGGGGTTCAG TTCGACATTGGCATCCCTTCAATGACCAAGTGTTGTAATCAGCATGACCGCTGCTATGACACTTGTGGCAGTGACAAGCACGACTGCGATGAGGAATTTCAGGTTTGTTTGGAAACCATCTGCAGGAATGTGCAGCGGACATTGGGCTTGTCTCAAAGTGTGCAAG CCTGTGAGTCGGCCGTGAGGCTTCTGTTTGATGCTGTCATGCACTTGGGATGTAAGCCTTTCCTGGACAGCCAGCGGGCTTCTTGCATGTGCAGGTATGAAGACAAGGTAGAGCTGTAA
- the dnajb14 gene encoding dnaJ homolog subfamily B member 14, whose amino-acid sequence MEGNRDEAIKCINIATKALEAGDKEKALKFLNKAEKLYPTEKAKALLEALMQNGSSAGNGTRYRRPPDTPEGGQSKPQSESHDVGGGESAKSFTRDQVEGVQRIKKCKNYYEVLGIGKDASDEDLKKAYRKLALKFHPDKNHAPGATEAFKKIGNAYAVLSNPAKRKQYDLTGGEESTSSGHGHGGGFEFHRGFEADITPEDLFNMFFGGGFPSSHTFTNGRAQYSHDHANHSGRERPDERGDGGFSMFIQLMPIVVLILVSILSQLMVSTPPYSLYSRPSTGQTVKRQTENLHIDYYVTRDFKAEYKGSALQKVEKDVEEDYIANVKNNCWKERQTKTDLLYAAKVYRDDRLRRKAELMNMENCKELERLTDLFRGG is encoded by the exons atGGAAGGGAATAGGGACGAGGcgataaaatgtattaatatagCGACCAAAGCGCTGGAAGCCGGGGATAAAGAAAAGGCGTTGAAATTCTTGAACAAGGCGGAGAAGCTGTATCCGACCGAAAAGGCGAAGG CACTGCTGGAGGCACTGATGCAGAATGGCAGCTCGGCAGGAAATGGGACCCGCTACAGGAGGCCTCCGGACACCCCTGAAGGTGGCCAGTCCAAGCCCCAGAGTGAGAGCCATGATGTTGGCGGAGGAGAGTCAGCCAAGAGCTTCACTAGAGATCAAGTGGAGGGTGTGCAGAG GATAAAGAAGTGCAAGAATTACTACGAGGTGCTGGGCATCGGCAAAGACGCGAGCGATGAGGATCTGAAGAAGGCTTACAGGAAGCTAGCACTCAAATTTCACCCTGACAAGAACCATGCCCCTGGTGCAACAGAAGCCTTCAAAA AAATCGGCAATGCGTATGCTGTGCTCAGCAACCCGGCCAAGAGGAAGCAGTATGACTTGACAGGTGGGGAGGAGTCAACAAGCTCAGGTCACGGCCATGGGGGAGGATTCGAATTCCACAGGGGCTTCGAGGCAGACATCACCCCTGAGGATCTCTTCAACATGTTCTTCGGTGGCGGCTTCCCTTCCT CGCACACATTCACCAATGGCAGGGCACAGTACAGTCACGATCACGCTAACCATAGTGGTCGTGAGAGACCGGACGAAAGAGGAGAT gGAGGTTTTTCCATGTTCATCCAGTTGATGCCCATCGTGGTGCTGATCCTGGTGTCTATTCTAAGCCAGCTGATGGTGTCCACGCCACCATATAGCCTATACTCCAGACC GTCAACTGGACAAACTGTGAAACGGCAGACCGAGAACCTGCACATAGATTACTATGTAACCAGAGATTTCAAGGCGGAGTACAAGGGATCAGCACTACAGAAGGTCGAAAAGGACGTTGAAGAAGACTATATTGCCAACGTAAAAAACAACTGCTGGAAAGAAAGGCAGACAA AAACGGACCTACTGTACGCCGCCAAGGTCTACAGGGATGACCGACTGCGCAGGAAAGCTGAGCTCATGAACATGGAAAACTGCAAAGAGCTGGAAAGACTGACTGACTTGTTCCGTGGGGGATGA
- the LOC108924418 gene encoding tetratricopeptide repeat protein 39B-like, protein MTQENSGTRNAHVDEESFEDAFEGIPEASQMDLKTAIQECCMALSLFLNNRFCDALDLLRPWAKKSMYHALGYSSILVMQAGLTFAHKDIQTAMEALRESLETCQGFRKKNTVVETISNLVYRQGAENFTEEEMHAEICYAETLMQKAALSFVEDESMISFLKAGIKIRTSYLMYKECQNLLNTSQDLTASETFNHFKGGINMGIGSFNLMLSLLPSRVLRLLEFIGFSGNREVGLSQLRQGATNQSLRSILSALTLLMYNTYVTVILGTGEGNLVEAEALLQPYLEKFPNGCIILFYVARIGVLKGNFEMAQAKFLQCIAIQQEWRQVHHLCYWELMWIHCFQQQWMEAYRYADLLSKESKWSQATYVFQKAAILSMLPEEEVQKTGEDVTDLFRQVDSLRLRMAGKSIPTEKFAARKARRYCSPTPVKLVIPALEMMYVWNGFTIVGKRAELTESLLSTIEKAEEKLREYHSPTEYCTDDQCLVQLLKGLCLKHLGRHLQAELCFTQVISSEKRIKYDHYLVPFSLYELGLLYKMQGDIPKAITFIENAKQDYKKYSMESRLHFRIHAALDSMTSSPIIAK, encoded by the exons ATGACGCAGGAAAATAGCGGGACTAGAAACGCACATGTGGATGAG GAGAGTTTTGAGGATGCATTTGAAGGAATACCTGA AGCATCTCAGATGGACCTGAAGACTGCAATACAAGAGTGTTGCATGGCTCTTAGTCTCTTTCTGAACAACAGGTTCTGTGATGCTCTTGACCTTCTGAGACCATG GGCAAAGAAGAGCATGTACCACGCCTTGGGGTACAGCAGCATCCTGGTCATGCAAGCAGGGCTGACCTTTGCACACAAGGACATCCAGACTGCCATGGAGGCATTGAGGGAATCCCTGGAGACCTGCCAGGG GTTCCGGAAGAAGAACACTGTTGTTGAGACTATATCCAACCTGGTTTACAGACAAGGTGCAGAAAATTTCACTGAAG AGGAGATGCATGCTGAAATCTGTTATGCTGAGACCTTGATGCAGAAAGCTGCTCTTAGTTTTGTGGAG GATGAGAGCATGATCAGCTTTCTCAAGGCTGGGATCAAAATTCGGACGAGTTACCTGATGTACAA AGAATGCCAGAATCTCTTGAACACATCCCAGGACTTGACAGCCAGTGAAACCTTTAACCACTTTAAAGGAGGGATCAATATGGGGATTGGATCTTTTAATCTG ATGTTGTCCCTTCTGCCCAGCAGGGTCCTCAGGTTGCTGGAATTTATTGGCTTCTCAGGAAACAGG GAGGTGGGGCTCTCGCAGCTGCGCCAGGGTGCTACCAACCAAAGCCTGCGCTCCATCCTCAGTGCACTCACCTTGCTCATGTACAACACCTACGTGACAGTCATACTGG GGACTGGGGAAGGTAACCTGGTGGAAGCTGAGGCCCTATTACAGCCCTACCTGGAGAAGTTCCCCAAT GGATGCATCATCTTGTTTTATGTGGCCAGGATTGGGGTGCTTAAAGGGAACTTTGAAATG GCCCAGGCAAAGTTTCTACAGTGCATTGcaatacagcaggagtggaggcAGGTGCACcacctgtgttactgggagCTGATGTGGATCCACTGCTTTCAGCAACAGTGGATGGAGGCCTACCGCTATGCTGACCTTCTGTCCAAGGAGAGCAAGTGGTCACAG GCTACCTATGTGTTCCAGAAAGCAGCCATTCTTAGCATGCTTCCAGAGGAAGAGGTGCAGAAAACAGGGGAGGACGTGACAGACTTATTCAG ACAGGTGGACAGCCTGAGGCTGAGAATGGCGGGAAAGTCCATTCCAACCGAGAAGTTTGCTGCAAGAAAGGCACGTCGCTATTGTTCCCCAACCCCAGTGAAGCTGGTGATTCCTGCATTG GAAATGATGTATGTATGGAACGGTTTCACCATTGTTGGGAAGCGAGCAGAACTGACAGAGAGCTTGCTCAGCACCATCGAGAAAGCAGAAGAGAAACTTCGTGAATACCACA GTCCCACTGAATACTGCACTGATGACCAATGCCTTGTCCAGCTGTTGAAGGGCCTCTGCCTGAAACATCTAGGCCGCCATCTGCAGGCTGAGCTCTGCTTCACACAGGTGATCTCCAG tgAGAAGAGAATTAAATATGATCATTACTTGGTTCCCTTCAGCCTTTATGAACTGGGTCTGCTTTATAAAATGCAAGGTGACATTCCAAAAGCAATCACgttcatagaaaatgcaaa GCAAGACTACAAGAAGTATTCCATGGAGTCAAGGCTGCACTTTCGGATCCATGCTGCTCTTGACAGCATGACAAGCTCTCCAATCATTGCAAAATGA